A section of the Microbacterium forte genome encodes:
- a CDS encoding carbohydrate ABC transporter permease: protein MSDVSLDTRAIVGAPTGRSAARPGKPRNRGLWIVHVVLLVGAILMVFPFIWQLLTSFKTLSDSAQVPPSLLPREWVFTNFGEVFESMPFAQMFANSVLLTVGRTVGQVVLCTMAGYAFARIPFPGRNALFVVFLSVLMVPSQLYLLPQYEIIQALGWLNTLQALIVPGIFSAFGTFLMRQFFMSMPAELEEAARIDGANPWQTFWRIMVPLAKPGIIALVVFTVLWSWNDLLWPLIVTTDPAKMPLSVGLSQLVGIHGTDYPVLMAGALLATLPMLVTFMILQRQFIQGIAFSGSKG, encoded by the coding sequence ATGAGTGACGTCTCGCTCGACACGCGTGCCATCGTCGGCGCTCCGACCGGTCGCTCGGCCGCCCGTCCCGGAAAGCCTCGCAACAGGGGGCTCTGGATCGTCCACGTCGTGCTCCTCGTCGGCGCGATCCTCATGGTCTTCCCGTTCATCTGGCAGCTGCTGACCTCGTTCAAGACGCTGTCCGACTCGGCGCAGGTGCCGCCGAGCCTGCTGCCGCGCGAGTGGGTGTTCACGAACTTCGGCGAGGTCTTCGAGTCGATGCCCTTCGCGCAGATGTTCGCCAACTCGGTGCTGCTCACTGTAGGGCGCACGGTCGGGCAGGTCGTGCTGTGCACGATGGCCGGCTATGCCTTCGCCCGCATCCCTTTCCCCGGCCGCAACGCCCTGTTCGTGGTCTTCCTGTCGGTGCTGATGGTCCCCTCGCAGCTGTACCTGCTGCCGCAGTACGAGATCATCCAGGCGCTCGGGTGGCTGAACACTCTGCAGGCGCTGATCGTGCCCGGCATCTTCAGTGCATTCGGCACGTTCCTGATGCGCCAGTTCTTCATGTCGATGCCCGCGGAACTCGAGGAGGCGGCCCGCATCGACGGAGCGAATCCGTGGCAGACCTTCTGGCGGATCATGGTTCCGCTCGCGAAGCCTGGCATCATCGCTCTCGTGGTGTTCACTGTGCTGTGGTCCTGGAACGATCTGCTCTGGCCGTTGATCGTGACGACCGACCCCGCCAAGATGCCGCTGTCGGTCGGGCTCTCGCAGCTCGTCGGCATCCACGGCACCGACTACCCGGTGCTGATGGCAGGAGCGCTGCTCGCGACCCTGCCGATGCTGGTCACCTTCATGATCCTGCAGCGGCAGTTCATCCAGGGCATCGCCTTCAGCGGATCGAAGGGCTGA
- a CDS encoding aldose 1-epimerase family protein produces the protein MNSASPTGTQVHLQLGDVSAQIAQVGASLRSLRIGAVDLIAPYPLDSPTPSCSGVVLAPWPNRVRDGLWNDEGTERQLAITEPKFGNASHGLLRFAAYDIADSASATTLSATIFPQTGYPYLIETSVTYVLRADGIDVTHALTNRSATEAPVALGTHPFLTIGDVDPHDLVLRVPAQTAIDTDERMLPVGTRPAEGALRDGVRLGDITLDTGFTDLSRDADGLVRHSLTAPDGRRLTLWQGAGFDVVQVYTTDKYPGQSLAVAIEPMTAPADALNSGVGLRRLNPGETWTLEWGITLD, from the coding sequence GTGAACTCCGCATCCCCCACCGGCACACAGGTGCACCTCCAGCTCGGCGACGTCAGCGCTCAGATCGCGCAGGTCGGCGCCTCGCTCCGCTCCCTCCGCATCGGCGCTGTCGATCTGATCGCTCCGTATCCGCTCGACTCGCCCACCCCCTCCTGCTCCGGCGTGGTGCTCGCGCCCTGGCCGAACCGGGTCAGGGACGGACTCTGGAACGACGAGGGCACCGAGCGGCAGCTGGCGATCACCGAGCCGAAGTTCGGCAACGCGAGTCACGGCCTGCTGCGTTTCGCGGCCTACGACATCGCGGATTCCGCGTCGGCGACGACGCTGAGCGCGACGATCTTCCCGCAGACGGGCTACCCGTATCTGATCGAGACGAGTGTCACCTACGTGCTGCGCGCCGACGGGATCGACGTGACGCACGCGCTGACCAACCGCTCTGCCACCGAAGCACCGGTCGCGCTCGGCACGCACCCGTTCCTCACGATCGGCGACGTGGATCCCCATGACCTCGTGCTGCGGGTTCCGGCGCAGACTGCCATCGACACCGACGAGCGCATGCTGCCCGTGGGCACGCGCCCGGCCGAGGGGGCGCTTCGCGACGGCGTGCGCCTCGGCGACATCACTCTCGACACCGGGTTCACCGACCTCTCGCGCGACGCCGACGGACTCGTCCGGCACTCACTCACCGCACCCGACGGGCGTCGACTCACCCTCTGGCAGGGTGCGGGATTCGACGTCGTGCAGGTCTACACGACCGACAAGTATCCGGGGCAGTCCCTCGCCGTCGCGATCGAGCCAATGACCGCGCCGGCCGATGCACTGAACAGCGGAGTCGGCCTGCGCCGCCTGAATCCCGGTGAGACCTGGACCCTCGAATGGGGCATCACGCTCGACTGA
- a CDS encoding LacI family DNA-binding transcriptional regulator, translating to MAERRQQSATARRPTLKMVAERAGVSTATVSYVFSGRSGAASGAGVAEATAARVLAAADELNYRPNIAARTIRTGRSGMVQLSLHMLSDPWSLAVADAVNAEANRHGLTTLILADGDWHAALDRVESDVAYLDGVGIDEDAERKLADLVQRGQRLVVFSEHLEPAGFDVVRSDAIPGCELAMEHLLERHTAIGCLAAEGAVRLAPTQVTRYTPYLEKMDGAGLEVDPDWTVTYTEGQASAFAAAVQLLSKDDRPSAIYATTDFAAIAAINAAHMLGLRVPHDVAVIGVGNTPDAQLVAPTLTTVGPTDFYDRQARIIIDRALAADDSPGQLHEFAWSLFPGASTDLDAPSSHSR from the coding sequence ATGGCAGAGCGCAGGCAGCAGTCGGCGACCGCACGGCGGCCGACCCTGAAGATGGTCGCAGAGCGCGCAGGCGTCTCGACGGCCACGGTGTCGTACGTGTTCTCGGGGCGCTCGGGCGCGGCATCGGGGGCGGGCGTCGCCGAGGCCACCGCGGCCAGGGTGCTCGCTGCGGCCGACGAGCTCAACTATCGACCGAACATCGCCGCGCGGACGATCCGCACCGGGCGCAGCGGCATGGTGCAGCTCTCGCTGCACATGCTGAGCGACCCGTGGTCGCTCGCGGTGGCCGACGCCGTGAACGCCGAGGCGAACAGGCACGGTCTCACGACGCTCATCCTCGCCGACGGCGACTGGCATGCGGCCCTGGACAGGGTCGAGAGCGACGTCGCCTATCTCGACGGCGTCGGGATCGACGAGGATGCCGAGCGCAAGCTCGCCGACCTCGTGCAGCGCGGGCAGCGGCTCGTCGTGTTCTCGGAGCACCTCGAACCCGCGGGCTTCGACGTCGTGCGGTCGGATGCGATCCCGGGGTGCGAGCTCGCGATGGAGCACCTGCTCGAGAGGCACACGGCGATCGGGTGTCTCGCCGCCGAGGGTGCAGTGCGCCTCGCGCCGACGCAGGTCACCAGATACACGCCGTACCTCGAGAAGATGGACGGTGCCGGCCTCGAGGTCGATCCGGACTGGACCGTCACATACACCGAGGGGCAGGCCAGCGCGTTCGCGGCGGCCGTGCAGCTGCTGTCGAAGGACGACCGGCCTTCTGCGATCTACGCGACCACCGACTTCGCGGCCATCGCGGCGATCAACGCGGCGCACATGCTCGGGCTCCGTGTGCCGCACGACGTCGCCGTGATCGGCGTCGGCAACACCCCTGACGCGCAGCTCGTCGCCCCCACGCTGACCACGGTCGGCCCGACCGACTTCTACGACAGGCAGGCGCGCATCATCATCGACCGCGCGCTCGCCGCAGACGATTCTCCCGGGCAGCTGCACGAGTTCGCCTGGTCGCTGTTCCCCGGGGCGTCGACCGACCTCGACGCCCCCTCCTCTCACTCGCGCTGA
- a CDS encoding Gfo/Idh/MocA family protein, translating to MDLTIGIIGFGARATLREEVHRPGQGSRITAVCDPSERARDDARRLLPDALITDSLDELLTSGVDAVMVLTPDDTHAALSIRALEAGVAVFCEKPLAIDLADADAMLETARRTGSRLYIGHNMRHMPVITLMRGLIQDGRIGDVKAVWVRHFVGHGGDYYFKDWHADRRRTTGLLLQKGAHDIDIIHWLAGAYTEQVAAMGELSVYGDITDRRDRTGERMPDWFSVDNWPPTSLTGLNPVIDVEDISMVNMRLSGGILASYQQCHFTPDYWRNYTVIGTEGRIENVGDTAGSEVRLWNRRHRGAADADETFLVPESEGAGHDGADALLVAEFLRFVRDGGATETSPVAAREAVAAGILATESLRGDGSAITVPQLDEDLVAYFERGQVE from the coding sequence GTGGATCTCACCATCGGAATCATCGGCTTCGGCGCGCGCGCCACACTGCGCGAGGAGGTGCACCGCCCCGGCCAGGGGTCGCGCATCACCGCGGTCTGCGACCCGTCGGAGCGCGCCCGCGACGACGCTCGACGCCTCCTTCCGGATGCTCTCATCACCGACTCGCTCGACGAGCTGCTCACCTCGGGTGTCGATGCTGTGATGGTGCTGACGCCGGATGACACGCATGCGGCGCTCAGCATCCGGGCCCTCGAAGCGGGCGTCGCGGTGTTCTGCGAGAAGCCGCTCGCGATCGACCTCGCCGACGCCGACGCGATGCTCGAGACCGCTCGCCGAACGGGCAGCCGCCTCTACATTGGCCACAACATGCGGCACATGCCGGTGATCACGCTGATGCGCGGACTCATCCAGGACGGCCGGATCGGTGACGTCAAGGCCGTGTGGGTGCGCCACTTCGTCGGGCACGGAGGCGACTACTACTTCAAGGACTGGCACGCCGACCGCCGCCGGACCACAGGTCTTCTTCTGCAGAAGGGGGCGCACGACATTGACATCATCCACTGGCTGGCGGGTGCCTACACCGAGCAGGTCGCCGCGATGGGCGAGCTCAGCGTCTACGGCGACATCACCGACCGGCGGGATCGCACGGGCGAGCGCATGCCCGACTGGTTCAGCGTCGACAACTGGCCGCCCACGTCGCTCACCGGGCTCAACCCGGTGATCGACGTCGAGGACATCTCGATGGTCAACATGCGGCTGTCCGGTGGCATCCTCGCCTCGTACCAGCAGTGCCACTTCACACCCGACTACTGGCGCAACTACACGGTGATCGGCACCGAGGGGCGCATCGAGAACGTCGGCGACACCGCCGGCAGCGAGGTCAGGTTGTGGAACCGCCGTCACCGCGGTGCGGCCGACGCCGACGAGACGTTCCTCGTCCCCGAGTCGGAGGGTGCAGGGCACGACGGGGCGGACGCGCTGCTCGTCGCCGAGTTCCTGCGCTTCGTGCGCGACGGAGGAGCCACCGAGACCTCGCCGGTGGCCGCGCGCGAAGCGGTGGCGGCCGGAATCCTCGCCACCGAGTCGCTGCGCGGCGACGGCTCGGCGATCACGGTCCCTCAACTGGACGAAGACCTCGTCGCCTACTTCGAGCGCGGCCAGGTCGAGTAG
- a CDS encoding efflux RND transporter permease subunit, with the protein MSNLAVLSLKNRALIALITIVAAVFGGLALTNLKQELIPSLELPNLMVMTTYPGASPEVVENDVSTPIESAIQGVPGLEGTTATSTTNASIVQATFAYGTNLATAEQKIQQAINRISGQLPEDVSPQVLTVSIDDFPVIQVAVTGFEDAENAQAELQNVAIPELEDVDGVNAAEIIGGVGQRITITPDVAKLAAVGQSTQAITTALQQNGTLFPGGDITENGQTLTVQTGAKITSVDELAALPLVGTSETIGDVATVVQETDPVSSISRVDGKDALSISITKLPAANTVEVSQGVIAALDTLEEAFPDAKFTIIFDQAPFIQQSIETLATEGLLGLVFAVIVILVFLMSIRSTLVTAISIPTSVLITFIGLQAFGYSLNILTLGALTIAIGRVVDDSIVVIENIKRHYVGDADKGDAIRLAVREVAMAVTSSTITTVAVFLPIVFVGDMVGELFRPFAMTVSIAMVASLLVSLTIVPVLAYWFLRPGKPLLDENGVQIDPEDPDAPPTRLQKAYRPILGWTLKHSGLTVILAVVVLGATLAAAPLMKINFLSDSGQNTMTVTQDLGPTASLETKSEAAIAVEDALLDIDGITHVQASIGSSGSALRDAFSGGAGVTYSVLTDADADQEKLRADVQDAIEGLTDVGEVSVAASAGLGSSDIEITVSASDSEDLQTATTAVIDELDGRDGIGQVTDNLAAALPYLAVVVDRDAAAQRGLSEVAVGSIVSNTMRPEQVGTVEIDDTALTVYLAASEPPTTAQALRELAVPSATGVVQLQDIATVEERNGPTSITTEQGRRTATITVPPASDNLAVATQSVTEALAAVDLPDGASAEVGGVASQQADSFSQLGLAMLAAILIVYVVMVATFKSLRQPLLLLVSVPFAATGAILLQIVTGVPLGVASLIGVLMLIGIVVTNAIVLIDLVNQYREKGLSTIDAVKAGGEKRLRPILMTALATILALTPMALGITGHGGFISQPLAIVVIGGLLSSTVLTLIVLPTLYNLVEGAKERRRARKAGSGDDGSAPTKDAEPSDGPVPADGLALAGASSGGAAPASEWPHANQLTRRELRERGE; encoded by the coding sequence TTGTCGAACCTCGCCGTCCTGAGCCTCAAGAACCGCGCACTGATCGCGTTGATCACGATCGTCGCCGCCGTGTTCGGCGGGCTCGCTCTGACGAACCTCAAGCAGGAGCTCATCCCGTCGCTCGAGCTGCCCAACCTGATGGTCATGACGACCTACCCCGGCGCCTCGCCCGAGGTCGTCGAGAACGACGTCTCGACGCCCATCGAGTCGGCGATCCAGGGTGTTCCGGGCCTTGAAGGCACCACTGCCACCAGCACGACGAACGCCTCGATCGTGCAAGCCACGTTCGCCTACGGAACGAACCTCGCGACGGCAGAGCAGAAGATCCAGCAGGCGATCAACCGCATCTCGGGTCAGCTTCCCGAAGACGTGAGCCCGCAGGTGCTGACGGTGTCGATCGACGACTTCCCGGTGATCCAGGTCGCCGTGACCGGCTTCGAGGATGCCGAGAACGCGCAGGCGGAGCTCCAGAACGTCGCGATCCCCGAGCTCGAGGACGTCGACGGCGTCAACGCCGCGGAGATCATCGGCGGCGTCGGCCAGCGCATCACGATCACGCCCGACGTCGCGAAGCTCGCGGCGGTCGGTCAGAGCACGCAGGCCATCACCACGGCGCTGCAGCAGAACGGCACGCTGTTCCCCGGCGGCGACATCACCGAGAACGGTCAGACGCTCACCGTGCAGACCGGTGCGAAGATCACGTCTGTCGATGAGCTGGCGGCGCTGCCGCTCGTCGGCACGAGCGAGACGATCGGCGACGTCGCCACCGTCGTGCAGGAGACCGACCCCGTCTCGTCGATCTCGCGCGTCGACGGCAAGGACGCCCTGTCGATCTCGATCACCAAGCTGCCGGCGGCGAACACCGTCGAGGTGTCGCAGGGGGTCATCGCCGCGCTCGACACGCTCGAAGAGGCTTTCCCCGACGCGAAGTTCACGATCATCTTCGACCAGGCGCCCTTCATCCAGCAGTCCATCGAGACCCTCGCCACAGAGGGCCTGCTCGGACTCGTCTTCGCCGTGATCGTCATCCTCGTGTTCCTGATGTCGATCCGCTCGACGCTGGTCACGGCGATCTCGATCCCGACCAGCGTGCTGATCACCTTCATCGGTCTGCAGGCGTTCGGGTACTCGCTGAACATCCTCACCCTCGGCGCGCTCACGATCGCGATCGGCCGCGTGGTCGACGACTCGATCGTCGTGATCGAGAACATCAAGAGGCACTACGTCGGCGACGCCGACAAGGGAGACGCGATCCGGCTGGCCGTGCGCGAGGTGGCGATGGCCGTCACCTCGTCGACCATCACCACGGTCGCCGTGTTCCTGCCGATCGTGTTCGTCGGTGACATGGTCGGCGAGCTGTTCCGACCGTTCGCCATGACGGTGTCGATCGCGATGGTCGCCTCACTGCTGGTGTCGCTGACCATCGTGCCGGTGCTCGCCTACTGGTTCCTCCGCCCGGGAAAGCCGCTGCTCGACGAGAACGGCGTGCAGATCGACCCGGAAGACCCCGATGCGCCGCCGACGCGGCTCCAGAAGGCATACCGCCCGATCCTCGGGTGGACGCTGAAGCACTCCGGGCTGACCGTGATCCTCGCGGTCGTCGTGCTCGGCGCGACGCTCGCCGCCGCACCGCTGATGAAGATCAACTTCCTCAGCGACTCGGGCCAGAACACCATGACCGTCACGCAGGACCTCGGTCCGACCGCGAGCCTCGAGACCAAGTCGGAGGCGGCGATCGCCGTCGAGGACGCGCTGCTCGACATCGACGGCATCACCCACGTGCAGGCCTCGATCGGCTCGAGCGGATCCGCTCTGCGCGACGCGTTCTCCGGCGGAGCCGGCGTGACCTACTCGGTGCTCACCGACGCGGATGCCGACCAGGAGAAGCTCCGCGCCGATGTGCAGGATGCCATCGAGGGACTCACCGACGTCGGAGAGGTGTCGGTCGCCGCGTCTGCCGGACTCGGCTCGAGCGACATCGAGATCACGGTCTCGGCATCCGACTCCGAAGACCTGCAGACCGCGACGACCGCCGTCATCGACGAGCTCGACGGTCGAGACGGCATCGGACAGGTCACCGACAACCTCGCCGCAGCGCTGCCGTACCTCGCCGTGGTCGTCGACCGCGACGCCGCGGCGCAGCGCGGACTGTCCGAAGTGGCCGTCGGATCGATCGTCTCGAACACGATGCGCCCGGAGCAGGTCGGAACCGTCGAGATCGACGACACCGCGCTGACGGTCTACCTCGCAGCGTCCGAGCCGCCGACCACCGCGCAGGCCCTGCGCGAGCTGGCCGTCCCGAGCGCGACCGGTGTGGTGCAGCTGCAGGACATCGCCACCGTCGAGGAGCGCAACGGCCCGACCTCGATCACCACCGAGCAGGGACGCCGCACCGCCACGATCACGGTGCCCCCGGCATCCGACAACCTCGCCGTGGCGACCCAGTCGGTCACCGAGGCGCTCGCTGCGGTCGACCTGCCTGACGGCGCATCGGCCGAGGTCGGTGGCGTCGCCTCGCAGCAGGCCGACTCGTTCTCGCAGCTCGGACTCGCGATGCTCGCCGCGATCCTGATCGTCTACGTCGTCATGGTCGCGACCTTCAAGTCGCTGCGGCAGCCGCTGCTGCTGCTCGTGTCGGTGCCGTTCGCGGCGACGGGCGCCATCCTGCTGCAGATCGTGACGGGCGTGCCGCTCGGCGTCGCGTCGCTGATCGGTGTGCTGATGCTCATCGGCATCGTGGTGACGAACGCGATCGTGCTCATCGACCTCGTGAACCAGTACCGGGAGAAGGGGCTGTCGACCATCGACGCCGTGAAGGCCGGTGGCGAGAAGCGTCTGCGACCCATTCTCATGACAGCGCTCGCGACGATCCTCGCGCTCACCCCGATGGCGCTCGGCATCACGGGTCATGGCGGCTTCATCTCGCAGCCGCTCGCGATCGTGGTGATCGGCGGACTCCTCTCGTCGACCGTGCTCACGCTGATCGTGCTGCCGACGCTCTACAACCTCGTGGAGGGTGCGAAAGAGCGACGCCGGGCCCGTAAGGCGGGTTCGGGTGACGACGGGTCTGCGCCGACGAAGGATGCCGAGCCGTCGGACGGGCCCGTGCCTGCCGATGGCCTGGCGCTTGCGGGCGCCTCCAGCGGAGGTGCCGCTCCGGCCTCGGAGTGGCCGCACGCGAACCAGCTGACGCGGCGCGAGCTTCGCGAGCGCGGCGAGTAG
- a CDS encoding ABC transporter substrate-binding protein, which translates to MPRTSPRALGALAASAAAVLALSACSSSAGGASSSGGDVTLSYAIWDENQKPAMEDIAAAFEKENPNVTIDIQVTPYKEYFTKLQTAATGGSAADVFWMNGPNFQLYASNGQLAPLDDAGVDAADYPQGLIDLYTFDGKLYGAPKDFDTVALWYNKGLFDAAGVEYPSAGWTWDDFTAAAAALTDPATGQFGVAASQYGQENFYNSIAQAGGEVISADGTESGYGSPEALAGIELWTDLIEAGSSPTAQQMTDTNPEDFFLSGKVAMFQNGSWAAIAYGDNADIADKVDVAPLPEGPEGNQSVIHGVGNVANAKSPHVAEAKAFAAFASGEEAAEIQAETGTVIPAFNGTQQGWVDALPQYDLQVYIDALDSAVPYPVSKNTSAWTSIESEVLSQVWSGAVAPAEGLKDLAEQMQTALDAEQE; encoded by the coding sequence ATGCCCCGCACTTCCCCCCGCGCCCTCGGCGCCCTCGCCGCCTCCGCGGCAGCCGTCCTCGCGCTCAGCGCCTGCTCGTCGTCGGCCGGGGGCGCGAGCTCGTCCGGCGGCGATGTCACCCTCAGCTACGCCATCTGGGACGAGAACCAGAAGCCCGCCATGGAGGACATCGCCGCGGCGTTCGAGAAGGAGAACCCGAACGTCACGATCGACATCCAGGTGACGCCCTACAAGGAGTACTTCACCAAGCTCCAGACCGCGGCCACCGGCGGATCCGCGGCCGACGTGTTCTGGATGAACGGCCCGAACTTCCAGCTCTACGCCTCGAACGGCCAGCTCGCGCCGCTGGACGATGCGGGGGTGGATGCCGCCGACTACCCGCAGGGCCTCATCGACCTCTACACCTTCGACGGAAAGCTCTACGGCGCTCCCAAGGACTTCGACACCGTCGCCCTCTGGTACAACAAAGGGCTCTTCGACGCGGCCGGCGTCGAGTACCCGAGCGCAGGCTGGACCTGGGATGACTTCACCGCGGCGGCCGCCGCGCTGACCGACCCTGCCACGGGGCAGTTCGGTGTCGCAGCCAGCCAGTACGGGCAGGAGAACTTCTACAACTCGATCGCCCAGGCAGGTGGCGAGGTCATCTCGGCAGACGGGACCGAGAGCGGCTACGGCTCGCCCGAGGCGCTCGCCGGCATCGAGCTGTGGACCGACCTCATCGAGGCCGGTTCCTCGCCGACAGCGCAGCAGATGACCGACACCAACCCCGAGGACTTCTTCCTCTCGGGCAAGGTCGCCATGTTCCAGAACGGTTCGTGGGCCGCCATCGCCTACGGAGACAACGCCGACATCGCCGACAAGGTCGACGTGGCGCCGCTGCCCGAGGGCCCCGAGGGCAACCAGAGCGTGATCCACGGCGTGGGCAACGTCGCCAACGCGAAGAGCCCGCACGTCGCAGAGGCCAAGGCGTTCGCGGCCTTCGCCAGCGGCGAAGAGGCCGCCGAGATCCAGGCGGAGACCGGCACGGTGATCCCCGCATTCAACGGCACCCAGCAGGGGTGGGTCGACGCACTGCCGCAGTACGACCTGCAGGTCTACATCGACGCGCTCGATTCCGCGGTGCCCTACCCGGTCTCGAAGAACACGTCCGCGTGGACCAGCATCGAGAGCGAGGTGCTCTCGCAGGTGTGGTCGGGCGCCGTCGCCCCCGCAGAGGGCCTGAAGGACCTGGCCGAGCAGATGCAGACCGCGCTGGACGCCGAGCAGGAGTAA
- a CDS encoding carbohydrate ABC transporter permease encodes MTVVASPARAQAERMPEASSPGIRRRRRNPGASPWWALVFLGPTALGIAVFYLWPTVRTLIISFTKSGPFGGSEWVGMENYARLFQDPELIGALRNTALYTVIALIGIPLAVGIAALLNTAGLKGRSAYRTLYFIPVVTMPAAIALVWRMIYNGDYGVLNAALGSVGIEGRSWLTDPNTALVAIAVVGIWAGLGTNIVIFLAGLQGIPDTIMEAADLDGAGPVRKFFSITIPLLSPSIFFVSVISVIGALQVFDLIYMMLGRSNPAMPNTRTVVYLFYEAGFLDNDRGYAAAIAFLLLVIILVLTVVQFRLQKKWVHYE; translated from the coding sequence ATGACCGTCGTCGCGTCACCCGCGCGCGCCCAGGCAGAGCGGATGCCGGAGGCCTCGAGCCCCGGCATCCGCCGCCGGCGACGCAATCCCGGTGCCTCCCCGTGGTGGGCTCTCGTCTTCCTCGGGCCGACCGCACTCGGCATCGCCGTCTTCTACCTGTGGCCGACGGTGCGCACGCTCATCATCTCCTTCACGAAGTCCGGCCCCTTCGGCGGCTCCGAATGGGTGGGGATGGAGAACTACGCCCGCCTGTTCCAAGACCCCGAGCTGATCGGCGCCCTGCGCAACACCGCGCTCTACACGGTGATCGCCCTCATCGGCATCCCGCTCGCCGTGGGCATCGCCGCGCTGCTGAACACCGCGGGGCTCAAGGGGCGCAGCGCCTACCGCACGCTCTACTTCATCCCGGTCGTGACGATGCCCGCCGCGATCGCGCTGGTGTGGCGCATGATCTACAACGGCGACTACGGCGTGCTCAACGCAGCCCTCGGCTCGGTCGGCATCGAGGGCCGCAGCTGGCTCACCGACCCGAACACCGCCCTCGTCGCCATCGCGGTCGTCGGCATCTGGGCGGGTCTCGGCACCAACATCGTCATCTTCCTCGCCGGCCTCCAGGGCATTCCCGACACGATCATGGAGGCGGCCGACCTCGACGGTGCGGGACCGGTGCGCAAGTTCTTCTCCATCACCATCCCGCTGCTGTCGCCGTCGATCTTCTTCGTCAGTGTCATCAGCGTGATCGGCGCGCTGCAGGTGTTCGACCTCATCTACATGATGCTCGGCCGCAGCAACCCGGCCATGCCCAACACCCGCACGGTCGTCTACCTGTTCTACGAAGCGGGGTTCCTCGACAACGACCGGGGGTACGCCGCCGCCATCGCCTTCCTGCTGCTCGTGATCATCCTCGTGCTCACGGTCGTGCAGTTCCGTCTGCAGAAGAAGTGGGTGCACTATGAGTGA
- a CDS encoding fluoride efflux transporter FluC produces MSPLLFIGAALAGGVGAALRHLVDLGVARVAGRRFPWGILLVNLSGSFALGVITAALPDGAFLLGAGLLGGYTTFSTAMLDTVALWRDGERTASAFNAVGMLLLGLLAAGLGIALGSML; encoded by the coding sequence ATGAGCCCGCTGCTGTTCATCGGAGCCGCACTCGCCGGAGGCGTGGGAGCAGCGCTGCGCCATCTCGTCGACCTCGGTGTCGCGAGGGTCGCGGGTCGGCGCTTCCCGTGGGGCATACTCCTCGTGAACCTCAGCGGGTCGTTCGCATTGGGCGTCATCACCGCGGCGCTTCCTGACGGCGCCTTCCTCCTCGGAGCCGGTCTGCTCGGGGGATACACCACGTTCAGCACGGCGATGCTCGACACGGTCGCGCTGTGGCGCGACGGCGAGCGAACGGCATCCGCGTTCAATGCCGTGGGGATGCTGCTGCTCGGTCTGCTCGCGGCAGGGCTGGGGATCGCGCTCGGCTCGATGCTCTGA
- a CDS encoding TetR/AcrR family transcriptional regulator — protein MSDGTRRRRDPEARRREIVTAAAELIVEIGVDALTHRKVAARAGVPLGSTTQYFATLDDLREAAIGALAVEIEARIDATRQAVIIEGVTPEGIARLVRRGLDDARAVQADRAVVTAAVHDPRVRQFARLWSDEIVGFIAPVHGVDRARAAAVFIDGVLWHSQIHDEPLDEELIRDALAGILTPQASTSASTAAASA, from the coding sequence ATGAGCGATGGCACGCGCCGCCGCCGCGACCCTGAAGCGCGCCGTCGAGAGATCGTCACCGCGGCAGCCGAGCTGATCGTCGAGATCGGCGTCGACGCTCTCACCCACCGCAAGGTCGCCGCGCGCGCCGGGGTTCCACTCGGCTCGACGACCCAGTACTTCGCCACCCTCGACGACCTGCGCGAGGCGGCGATCGGGGCGTTGGCCGTCGAGATCGAGGCGCGCATCGACGCGACCCGGCAAGCCGTGATCATCGAGGGAGTGACGCCCGAGGGGATCGCCCGCCTGGTGCGCCGAGGGCTCGACGACGCGCGTGCGGTGCAGGCCGACCGTGCCGTCGTCACCGCGGCCGTGCACGACCCGCGCGTCCGACAGTTCGCCCGGCTCTGGTCCGACGAGATCGTCGGCTTCATCGCCCCCGTTCACGGAGTGGATAGGGCCAGGGCCGCAGCCGTCTTCATCGACGGCGTACTCTGGCACTCTCAGATCCACGACGAGCCGCTCGACGAAGAGCTCATCCGCGACGCCCTCGCCGGGATCCTCACTCCTCAGGCGTCCACTTCAGCATCCACCGCCGCAGCATCCGCCTGA